Genomic window (Neorhizobium galegae bv. orientalis str. HAMBI 540):
CGGATGTGAGGTTGTATAGGCCCGAGAATCGGGCCGGTAATTACTATGGGCTCAGACCGGGATCCGCTTACCAAGGAGAAATTCGATGCCACTCGGATGAACGATTGACAAAAAACCTGATGTGAAGGGATCACAACCCTCGACCTTGCCATTTCATCCGCAAAGGCGAGCATAGGAACGACCGGCAATGAGGACATACCAAGATTGCCGCTCATCGAGCGTGTTAGAAAAGTTATATCATTGTTGACTAAGACCGCTTGGGAAACGTTCACGATCAAGGCGGCTTGAAAAGCTCGCTACAAATGCTATGTTGGACGAAAATCATTTTTGTTGGACAACGGAACTTGATCTCATGACGAAAGCATCGACAGGAAAGGCTAAACCAGCCGCAGCACGCTTTCCCGTCAAGGTGGCACGCAAGGCTGAGACCGGCGAATTTGAGACCTCAAAAGCACGTGTCAGAGCCGTCATGCACGCAGCTGAACATTCTGGGTTACTGGGTGAGAAGAGCAAGCGCATTGGTGGCCGTATTAGCTCGGCCTTGCTGGAGCAGGCAAAGAAGCACACCGGCATAGAGACCGACACAGACTTGATCGAATTTGCTCTCGCGAGCGTTGCTCTCGACGACAAATTCGCCGAGACATTTCGCAAGACCCGTGCCACCGTCGATCCCACGCTGAAGCTTGGTTTCTAACTTGCCAGCGTTCGACATTGACGCCGCATTACGATGGGCGCGACTGGATCCGGGTAAGACGCTTGCCCGGCGTACGGACGAGCAGCTTCCTTTCCTCTCGGATATAGCAGAAGCTGGACGGGAGCTTCTTTTGGACACCTGTGTCTACATAGACGGAATGCAAGGACGGTCACCCGACATCGTCGCAGACCTCCTTGACGTACGTCAGGTCAACCACTCAACCATCGCGATCCAGGAGCTGATGCACACCGTCGGCGTCCTCGACCCCAGGCACTCGGGGACAAAGGTAGCGGTTGGAAAGACCAAAGAAACCATCGCTGCAATGCCTGGGCACCGCATCTTTACGCCGGACACCGATGTCCTAGGTCGCGGCGCAATGCTCTCGGGGATATTATGCCGAATTCAGGGTTATCGACAGGACGCACGCTTGAGAGCGCTTCACGATTGCGTCCTTTTCCTCCAGGCACAGAAGCTCGGTTTGACCGTTCTGACTGCGAATTCAAATGACTTTGACTACCTGCTACAATTGATGCCTAGTTCTAGGGTTTTGCTTTATCGGGTAAACGCGTAACAGCTGCGTCGCACGTCAAGGCGTGCGAACCGCAACCGCTTTCGGGCGGCATCTTCGCTTAGTCACGATTTTCACTAACGTTCGCCGTGATCGGATTTGAACTGACAACTCCGTGCATCCGATCTGCAGTCGCGCCTTAATACGCCTTTGACGTACATGCCAGAAAGCGCTTTGCAAGCCATCCAAAGAATTCTCGTTTAAAGCTATGCGAGATATGGAGACCTCCTTTGATCTCTTAGATAGGCATTGAGGACGAAGCGGATCAGTTCACTTATTGCGTTCAATTCGTCGTCATGCCGCAGTCGGAAGATGCGCCGTGCTCGCAGACAAAAGCCGCTTGGTATAGTCGTTTTGCGGATTATTATAGACGTCCGCCGTCTTGCCCTTTTCGACGATCCGGCCGCGATACATGACCACGACATCAGTTGCGAAATCGCGCACCAGCGCCAGGTCGTGGGCGATGAAGATGTAGGATAGGCCAAGTTCGCCGCGCAGTTGCTTGAGAAGGTCGATGACCTGGGCTTGGATCGACACGTCGAGAGCCGACACGGCCTCGTCGCAGACGATGACTTCCGGATTGAGCGCGAGCGAACGGGCGATGGCAACGCGCTGCCGCTGCCCGCCGGAAAACTGATGCGGATAGCGGTCGATGTGGTCGGCTTTCAACCCGACGCGCTCCAGCAATTCAATGACCCTGCCGCGCCAATCCTTGCGCGGCAGGACATCCGCATGGATGGCCCAAGGCTCGGCGATGATCTGGCTGATTGTCATGCGGGGGTTGAGGGACGCGGTCGGATCCTGGAACACGAACTGCATGCGCCGGCGAACCTTGAACGTTTCTGCGGCACTCATAGCGTTGAGATCCTGGCCGTCGAAGCGGATCTCGCCGATGGTCGGCTTGTCGAGGCCGAGCAGCATCCGGGCGAGGGTCGATTTTCCGGAACCGGATTCCCCGACGATCCCAAGCGTTTCTCCGCTTTTAAGGACGAAGCTTGCTTCGTTCACCGCCCGGATCGCGTTTGGGCCGGCCTCTGCCGCCTTGCCGGGCCGGATGCCGTAGATGCGCGATACGTTGTCGACTTCGAGGAGCGTGCGGCCATGAATCGCCGCCTCCTGCGCTGCATCGAAGCCGTGACGTCCCGGCATCGCGTCGAGCAGTTTTCGCGTATAGGGGTGCTGTGGCAATGTCATGATCTGTTGCGATGTTCCGGATTCAACGATCCGTCCATCCTGCATGACCACGACGCGGTCGGCGACCTTTTCCACGACGCTCAGGTCGTGGGTGATCAGCACCATGCCCATCCCGCTTTCGGACTGCAGCTTCTTCAACAAAGCCAGTACTTGCGCCTGCACCGTCACGTCGAGGGCGCTTGTCGGCTCGTCGGCGATCAATAGATCAGGCTCGAGCGCAATTGCCGAGGCGATCATGATGCGCTGGCGCTGGCCACCGGAAAACTGGTGGGGGTATTGTCTGGCGCGGCGTTCCGGTTCCTCGATACCGACGCGAGCGAGAAGATCGATGACGCGCGCATGGGCGGTCGCCTTGTCAACGCCATGAACGCGCAGGGTTTCAGCGATCTGCCAGCCCACCGGATAGACGGGATTGAGGGCCGCCAGCGGATCCTGAAAGATCATCGAGATCTTCTTGCCGTTGATGGCACGGCGCTCCTCCTTCGAGGCCCTCAGGAGATCCTGGCCACGGTAGAGAATTTGCCCGCCGGCAATCACTGCCGGAGGACTGTCCACGAGATCCAGCACCGCGGAAGCGCTGACGCTCTTGCCGGAGCCGCTTTCGCCGAGGATGGCAAGCGTCTCGCCGGGATTGATCGACCAACTGACATCGTTCACGGCATGTACGATGCCCGTGCGGTTCGGAAAGTCTATGCTGAGGTTCCTGATTTCGAGGAGGGCCTGCTGGCTCATTTTGCACCTGCGGATGTTTGGAAACGCCAGCGCTCGACCGGATCGGTAACGATGCGCAGCCAGTTGGAAAGGAGGTTCAATGCCATTGTTACCGCCATGATCGCCAAACCCGGCCAGAAGGACAGCCACCACGCCGAACCGAGATAGTTACGGCCATCTGCGACCATCAGCCCCCAGGTGACTTGGGGCGGCTGGATGCCGATACCGAGGAAGCTCAGCCCCGATTCTACCAGCATGACGAAAGCCATTTCGAGCGCCGCCAGATTGATTACCGTCGGCATGACCATCGGTGCGATATGGCGCAGCAGAATGCGATCCGTCTTCGCGCCCATCGCCAGGGCGGCCGTGACGAACATCCGCTCCTTGAGCTCGAGCACTTCGGCACGAACGGTGCGCAGGAAGATCGGAATGCGGGAGACGGCAAGCACGAGGATGACGTTGCTGACCCCGGGAGAGAAGACGAAGAGTACGATCACCGCCAGCAGCATCGAGGGAAAGCTCATAATCGCATCGGCAAGGCGCAGGAGCGTCGCGCTGACCCAGCCGCCTTTATAGCCCGCGACGAGCCCGAGAAGACCGCCGATGACGGTGGAGATGACCACGGCGCTGGCTGCGATCAGCATCGTGTTCTGGCTGGCGACGATGATGCGGGCTAGAAGGCTGCGCCCAAGCGCATCGGCGCCGAGGATGAACAGCCAGCCCTTATCAAGCGAGAAAGGTTTGGCGTTGCGCGCCAGAAGGTTCACGGCGCGCGCCTGATCCGTCAGCAGCCAGGGGCCGAGGATGGTGCAGAGCAGAACGAGCAGCAGCAGGATGGCGGAACCGAAGGCAAGCTTGTCCTGCCAGAGGAGCCAGACGACGTCGCGGGCGACGGATGTTCTGGTTGCCGGCTTTGCCGAGGCGACGACTGGGACGGTCATCTCAGTTGTACCGGATGCGCGGATCGACGATGGCATAGGTGATGTCCACGAGAATGTTGATGATGAAGACTGCAAGCGCAGTCACCAGAACGGCAGCCTGGATGACGGCGAAATCGCGCTGCATGACGGAATCGATCATAAGCTTGCCGATGCCCGGAAAACCGAACACGGTCTCGACGATCACTGCGCCGTTGACGATGCCGGCCGTCTGGTCGCTTGCGACGGTGATGACCGGAAGAAGCCCGTTTCTGAGTGCATGGACGAACACGATGGCGCGCGAGCCGACCCCCTTGGCGCGGGCCGTCTTGATGTAGGCCGACGACAACGCGGTCAACATGGAGGTGCGCACCACCTGCACGAGGACCCCGGCGGGCCGCAAGGCCAGCACAGCGACGGGCAATACCCAATGCAGGGGCGTTCCGGTGCCGGATGTCGGAAGCACGCGCAAGGTCACCGCAAATACGAGGACGCCGACGATCGCCACCCAGAAGTTGGGAGTGCTGGCGCCCAGCAGCGAGATGAAGCTGGCGAGCCGGTCGAATATGCCGCCGGGCTTGAATGCCGCGAGCGAACCGGTCACCACCGCAATCACGATAACCAGCGGCATGGTCACCGCCGCGAGCATCAGCGTCGTCGGAAATGCCTGCAGCACGATCTCGGTCGCCGGCCGCGAAAATTGCAGCGACTGCCCCATGTCGAGATGGACAAGCCCCCAGATGAAGCGACCGAACTGGATGTAGAGCGGGTCGTTGAAACCGAACTGCTCGTTGAACTGGTTGCGGATTTCCTGCGAGGCGCCCTGCGGCAGATAGAGATCAACCGGAGAGCCTGTAATACGCGCCAGGAAAAACACCAGCACGATAAGCCCGATGAGCGAAAGCAGGCTTTGCAGCGAACGCTTATAGATGAACGAACCCAAATCCCGCTCCTCCGTCAGATGGGAATGATTGAATCTTTTCGTCAAACGGAAAGAAGGGTAAGGGCCAGCCAGGCTGGCGCTTACCTTAGCAGCTATTTCAGCTTGAGGCTTGCCAGTTGCAGCTCGACTGCGTTGGCGATCGTCGGAGAGAAATCAATCCGCTTGCCGACCCGCATGAAGTTGACCATGTGGAACAGCGGCACATCGGCGACCTTGTCCTCGTAGATGCGACGGAAAACTTCCTGATAGTCAGCGACGCGCTTGTCACCCTGTTCCGTGCCTGCCTTGTCGATGAGAGCGTCGAGTTCCGGATCGTGCAGCTCGCTCTGACGGCCATTGGAATGATACTTGAAGAAGGCCGTGAACGCAGCGTCGCCACTATTGTTGTCGTGCATGGTCAGGAATATGTTCGGCTGACGATCCGCGGCAAATGGCTTGTTTGCCACCTGCAGCCACTGTGACATTTCAAGATTGTCGAGCTTGATGTTGAGGCCTATCTGCCGCAGCATTTCGGCAGCGGCTTCGACAAATTCGTTGGAATTAGCGAACATACCCGCCCGGCCGACCATCCGGATTTCCCGCGTCACGTCGACGCCATCCGCCTTTGCCTCTGCAAGAAGTTTCTTTGCCTGAGTCGGATCGTATGGCCAGGGCTTCAGTTTCGGATTGAAGCCAAGAACGCTTGGGCCGACCTGCTGCATTGCAAGCTGGGCTTCGGAACTGATCACACTGCCGAGGAAGGCATTGCGGTCGATCGCAAGGTTGATCGCTTTTCGGACGCGCGCGTCATTGAGCGGCGGCACGTCGACGGAAAGGCGAAACATGGACGTGTCGGAATTCGGGTAGACCTTGTCCGTCGCCTTGTTGGTCGCATCCTGAGGCGCGATCGAGAAAGCCAGGTCAGCTTCGCCCGTTTCGACCATTGCGGCCGCGACCGAGGATTCGCCGCGCCAGACGTAGGTCGCCTTTTCGATGGCGGGCTTGGCACCCCAATAACTGTCGTCACGCACAATGACGACGCTGGCACCCTGCGCCCAGCCTTCGAACCTATATGGGCCTGTGCCGACCGGTTTGTTGGTATATTCGCCTTTGGGCGTATTCGGCGAGGAAATCGCCAATTGCGCCAGCAGCGTCGGGAGGATCGGCACCGGGGTTTTCGTGGTGAACTTCACCGTGTTGTCATCGATGACCGAAGCGACGATGCTCGTGCCGTCGAGATATTTAGTGCGAGCAATGCAGGTAAGCTTCGGGTCGTTCGTGCGCTCGACCGAATAGACCACAGACTTCGCGTCGAAAGGTGCGCCATCATGGAATTTGACGCCCTTGCGGAGTTTGAACACCCACTCGTTCGGCGATGGCTGTTCCCAGCTTTCTGCCAGTCGCGGCAGAATCTTGCCATTGCCATAGTCGAGTTCCACCAGTGTCTCGACCACATTTTGCTTGATGATGCGGCCGATCACCGATCGTGGCGTTTCGCACGGATCGAGCCGATCCGGTCCGGCGGGCAGAACGATGGTAACGGAATTCTTGGTCTGCGCCCATGCAATGCCGGACGGAATAGTGAGCGCCGCAGACGCGGCCAGTATAAGTGTTTTCCAGAAATTCACAGACTTATCCTCCCTTTAAGCTGTCCAGGCCTTCCGCGCTTCAGCCCTGTAGCTGTAGTCGCGCCTCCTTGAACCTTGCGATCTTGACCCGTTCATTTTCCTCTTGGGCCCGAATGCCCGGGAGAAGTTGCGCAGCCACAGCGGGTGCGAGGGCTACGATCCCATCCTCATCGCCGACGATCAGATCACCCGGATTGATAACAAGACCTCCAATCGAGACCGAGACATTGAGGGCGCCGGGTCCGAACTTGTATGGGCCTTTGTGGGTTACGCCGCGGGCATAACAGGGCAGATCCGACGCGCGGATCGCCGCTAGGTCGCGGATCGCTCCATCGATGATGAAACCGGCCACGCCAAGGGATTCCGCATGTGTCAGGATGATTTCGCCGATCAGCGCCTGGCTGATATCTCCTCCGCCGTCAACGACGACGATATCGCCCGCCCGCGCGATCTTGAGCGCTGCGTGGATCGCCAGGTTGTCACCTGCCCGCGTTTTAACGGTCAACGCCGTACCGATCATATGGCCGCCCTTGTGGTAAGGCAGGATGCCGGTCGCGCCGGGCAACCGAGACAGGTTGTCGCTGATGATGGATGTCGCAACGCCCAGATATTCCGCGACAAGGGCCGAGGAGACCTGCTCCGCCGACGGGTGTTCTGCAATGATCATGAAGCCTCCTTCAAGGCCCTCCACGGCCTTGGTGTCACGGATTCATAATATTGCCCTGTCACGCAAAAAAGCGATAAATATCAATTTATATAAATCGAAATAATTCATGGGCTGGCGATGTTCACGCTAAAACAATTGGAAGCGCTGTATTGGGTGGCGACCTTAGGAAGCTTCGAGGCCGCCGCGTCCTACCTCAATCTCACGCAGTCGACGATCTCTAAGCGCATTGCGGAACTGGAGGCTGGGTTCGCCTCGCCGCTTTTTGACCGGACACTTCGGCAATCGGTGCTGACTCCACAGGGCAACGACGTCAGGGACATCGCAGAACAGATGCTGCGCCTGCACGATCGCCTGAAACTGACGGCGCGTTCTGTCTCGACGCCGCTGAAGTTTCGGCTGGGCGTCAGCGATCTTGTGGCGATCTCCTTGCTTCCGGAGCTTCTGGCGACGATCGTGGAGCGATATCCCGGCATTTCGCTGGAACCGGAGATCGACCTGACAAAGGGGCTGCTGGAACGCCTGAACGATCGTAAGATCGATTTCGTCATCTGTCCGCGCCTGTTGCAGCATCCTCAATTCATCAACAGGCGCCTGGGCGAAATCGAATTGGTCTGGATGTGCAGCCCCAAGATCAACAACAGCGACCGGGTTCTGACGAACGACGAGCTTCTGAAATATCCGCTGCTGATCCAGTCTGCCGGCTCGATCCTGCGCCCCATCCTTCACGACGTTATCGACAATCCAAAACTACCTTTCACCAAAACCATATCGTGTAACAATATGGCGGCTTTGGCCGAGCTTGCCACTTTCGGTCTCGGTATCACCATCCTGCCAAAAGCATTTTTCAGCAAATACATCGCGGATGGGCGGCTTCGCATTTTAGATACGGAGCTGAAGCTTCCCAATCTCGAATATTTCATCACCTATCGTAACGACTACCACAGCGTATTTTTCGAGGAGATCGCTCAGCTCAGCATGGAATTGGTCGTCAACACCGCATTGGGAGAAGATCACACCATATCAAATGAAGAGGGTATCGTTTGATGATACGACGACAGGTGCGCACATATTTTCCTCAATCTCTATCGGAAAAACTGGGTTGAAGTATTGCTCGTCCTCAGGCTCGTGAAGGGATACGAACCGCGTTCGCCTCTTCTAAAGCAACAACATATTGATTTATGCACAACGCACTGGTTGTACCGTAATTGATCGGCGCTGTATCGACGAGACTGATCGAGTGGCCGCACCAATCGAACGACCTGGTAACACCGAAGGTTGTACCAAACCGCCTGGTCGAGCCTGCTTCCATAACCGCCGATCCGTCCGGCGGAACCACATCTGGCCCACCCTGTTCCGTCCACACAATCTCGATGTCGTTATTTGTCACGGTAACGGAGACCTCCGAGGTTCCGGTATCGACGGATAGCGCGCCGTACTTCAACGAAATCGTTGCGAGTTCATGGATCACCAGAAAAAGGTGAGTGGCACGTTTTGCCCACTCCTGCACGTGGCACTGCCACGAAGCCAGTCTTGATCCTCCTGTAGTTTCCTGACGAACGCGCCTAACCACCCAGTTCCGAATGCGTCGGTCCGGGCGGAGAAACACGCTCGATCAGCAGCATCTTATAGCGGCTGAGGCTGCCTTCGAGATGGGCGCGCATAGCCTCCCTCGCTTCGGCAGCCTTGCCTGCAAAGATCGCATGGACGATCTTTGCATGTTCTTCCTGCAGATGCAGGTTGGGCGTCAGCGTGCCGGGTTGCCCCCGTCCTTGCTGCAGATCGCGGCTCATGATGATGCCGGGCTTGATGAGGCGCAGGAGTTCCGGAAACCTGCGGTTTTGTGTTGCCTCGGCGATTGCCATGTGAAGAGCGAAATCGGCATCGCGGGTCGAAAGGCCATTTTCCAGGTTCTCGCCCACCTTGCGATGCAGATTGAGGATGGTTTCCAGTTGGGCTGGCGAACGTCGCCCCGCCGCAAGCGCCGCGGCTTCCGTCTCGCAAGCGGCCCGCAGTTCCAGAAGCTCGATCACAGAGGAGATTCGCTCAAGTGACAGGCCACTGAACGGCACCCCTTGCTGTTCGGCATCCGTTACAAAGACGCCGACGCCCCGGCGCGCCTCAAGTATCCCTTCGGAGCGCAGTACCGCTACCGCCTCGCGTATCACCGCGCGGCTGACCGAATGAAGGCGCGTCAATTCGTTCTCGCTCGGCAGCTTGTCTCCCGGCTTGACCGTTCCGCGCTCGACGTCACGCCGCAAGCTTGTTGCGATCTGATCGACGAGCGATTGGCCGACAAGGACGGCCAGTTCGCTATCAACATCCTGTCCGATCAAATCTCTCATGCAATCTCCCACCCGCCGCCACAAGCCGTCAGACTGCAGCGCGCGCTTGTCTTATAGCCCACTAACCATCAAATGTCACCGGCCGAGCAAGGTTTTGGCGGGCCGAATTGGCACTTCTCCACAACAAGGCCCATCGGGCCGCGAAATCATCAGCACGCGTATTGACGTCACCTTCTAGCCTCGCTAACGTTGTCATACTGCAGTGACATGCTATCTGACAGGATACAAGGTGAAGGCCGACAGGAGATGCCGCCAGAGCGGATTGCCTAAGCTGGCCCACGCCCAGGGGAGGAAACATGAAGATCATCGACGCCAGCGTGCGGACATTCTGGTACACGACACACGAGGAGACCGACAGCGATGGCCATGCCCATCCCGGCCCGGCGCGCCGTGTCAAGAAGGCCCTGCTCACGCTGACCTGCGAAGACGGCACGAGCGGCCATGCATTCGGTAGCCCGGAACAGCTTCGCCCCCACCTGCTCGAACGGTTCATCCGTCCTGTTGTCCTGGACCAGGATGCGCTGGCGCGTGAAAGGCTATGGCAGGACCTGGCCCACTGGCAGCGCGGTAGCGGCGGTCAACTCAGCGACCGCACGCTAGCGATCGTCGACTGCGCCCTCTGGGACCTCGCCGGACATCTTCTCAAGGCCCCGGTCTACAAGATCATCGGTTCCTACCGGGACAAGGTGCCGGCCTATGGTTCGATCATGTGCGGCGACGAGCTTGAAGGCGGCCTCGCTACACCGGAAGATTATGGCGGGTTTGCAGAAAAGCTGGTCGCCCGCGGTTACCAGGCAATCAAGCTGCATACCTGGATGCCACCGGTCCGCTGGTCGCCGAACATCGAGATGGATCTGAAGGCCTGCTCCGCGGTACGCGAAGCCGTCGGCCCGAAATTTCCTCTGATGCTGGACGCCTATCACTGGTATTCGCGCGAGGAAGCTTACGAACTCGGCAAGGGCCTGGAGGCGTTGAACTTCACCTGGATCGAAGAGGTGATGGACGAACAGTCCATGTCCTCCTACGCCTGGCTCACGCAGGAACTGAAAATACCGGTCATCGGCCCGGAGTCGATGGGCGGCAAGTACAAGCACCGCGCCGAATGGATCAAGGCGGGCGCTTGCGATATTCTGCGGACAGGTGTCGAGGATGTCGGCGGCATCACGCCGGCGCTGAAGACCATGCACCTTGCAGAAAGTTTCGGCATGAACTGCGAAGTGCACGGCCACGGCGCTGAAAACCTCGCCATTTCGGCCGCAACCAAGAACTGCCGCTGGTACGAGCGCGGCCTGCTTCACCCGTTCCTCGACTACGACGCCTGCCCCGAATACCTGAACAGGATCCCGGACCCCATGGACGAAGAGGGATTTGTCTGGCTCTCGCAGGAACCCGGCCTCGGCGAGGACATCAACTTCGAATACATCGACGCCAACCTGGCGGAGTAAGTCACCACGCAATCGGATCGCCGGATGCCGTAGGGGGAGGCCCGCTGCGTCCGGCCAAAGGGAGGTAATATGAAACGACGCAGCTTTCTCACGACGGCCGCATGCGCAGCCATGGTACTCACGTTCGCCCAGCATCGGGCATTGGCCGACACGCCTGCCAATCAGCTGGTCATCGGCTTCTCGATGTCGAACGTGCTCACGCTCGATCCGGCCGGATCGTCGAGCAAGGAAAGGGTGCAGATCCTCGCCAATCTCTACGATGGCCTGGTGGGTATAGACCCAGTCCAGAGGGCCAAAATCGTCCCGGCTCTCGCCGAACGTTGGGAGATTGCTGGGGATCGCAAGTCGATCCGCTTTCATCTGAGACCGAACCTCCGCTTTGCCTCGGGCAATGCCGTGACCGCAAATGATGTCGTGTGGTCGCTGCAGCGCGTGCTGAAACTCAACCTGGCGCAGGCAACCAACCTGCGTCTGCGTGGCTATACCGTCGAAAACGCGGCCCAGAGCTTCAAGGCGGTCGACGGCAACACCGTGGAGATTTCGATTCTCCAGCCCATCGACCCACAGATCATTATGATGACCTTGGCCATGGCCGGTACGGGCAGCGTGCTTGACCAGAAGGAGGTGATGGGCCACGAGAAGGCTGGAGACTTGGGGGCGGGATGGCTGACCACCAACTCCGCCGGAACCGCTGCCTTCACGGTGCAATCGCTGCGGCCGAACGAAATGGTCGTACTCACCCGGAACGAAAACTACTGGGGTCCGGCGCCGGCCATGAGCCGCGTGCTGATGCGCCACATTCCCGAGCCTCAGAGCCAACGGCTGTTGGTCGAGAAGGGTGACCTCGATATCGCCTATTCGCTTGGCGCCGCCGACCTGAAATCTTTGGAAGGCAACAAGAACGTCAAGGTGACGACGGAAACCGGCAATGGCCTCTATTATCTCGCCATGTCGCTGAAGAACCAGAACCTCGCTAAGCCGAAACTGCGTGAGGCAATCCTCAAGCTCATAGATTATGACGGCCTCAACAAGACGGTCATGCCGTATTATGGTGTCAGGCATCTCAGCCCGATACAGGTCGGGCTTGCCCAGGAACCCTTCGAGCCGAAACTCAAGATGGATGTCGCCGGCGCCAAAGCCCTTCTAACGGAGGCGGGATATCCCGATGGCCTGGACCTGACGATCCGCACGCTTTCGGAGCCACCATTCG
Coding sequences:
- a CDS encoding ABC transporter ATP-binding protein, whose translation is MSQQALLEIRNLSIDFPNRTGIVHAVNDVSWSINPGETLAILGESGSGKSVSASAVLDLVDSPPAVIAGGQILYRGQDLLRASKEERRAINGKKISMIFQDPLAALNPVYPVGWQIAETLRVHGVDKATAHARVIDLLARVGIEEPERRARQYPHQFSGGQRQRIMIASAIALEPDLLIADEPTSALDVTVQAQVLALLKKLQSESGMGMVLITHDLSVVEKVADRVVVMQDGRIVESGTSQQIMTLPQHPYTRKLLDAMPGRHGFDAAQEAAIHGRTLLEVDNVSRIYGIRPGKAAEAGPNAIRAVNEASFVLKSGETLGIVGESGSGKSTLARMLLGLDKPTIGEIRFDGQDLNAMSAAETFKVRRRMQFVFQDPTASLNPRMTISQIIAEPWAIHADVLPRKDWRGRVIELLERVGLKADHIDRYPHQFSGGQRQRVAIARSLALNPEVIVCDEAVSALDVSIQAQVIDLLKQLRGELGLSYIFIAHDLALVRDFATDVVVMYRGRIVEKGKTADVYNNPQNDYTKRLLSASTAHLPTAA
- a CDS encoding ABC transporter permease, which encodes MTVPVVASAKPATRTSVARDVVWLLWQDKLAFGSAILLLLVLLCTILGPWLLTDQARAVNLLARNAKPFSLDKGWLFILGADALGRSLLARIIVASQNTMLIAASAVVISTVIGGLLGLVAGYKGGWVSATLLRLADAIMSFPSMLLAVIVLFVFSPGVSNVILVLAVSRIPIFLRTVRAEVLELKERMFVTAALAMGAKTDRILLRHIAPMVMPTVINLAALEMAFVMLVESGLSFLGIGIQPPQVTWGLMVADGRNYLGSAWWLSFWPGLAIMAVTMALNLLSNWLRIVTDPVERWRFQTSAGAK
- a CDS encoding ABC transporter permease yields the protein MGSFIYKRSLQSLLSLIGLIVLVFFLARITGSPVDLYLPQGASQEIRNQFNEQFGFNDPLYIQFGRFIWGLVHLDMGQSLQFSRPATEIVLQAFPTTLMLAAVTMPLVIVIAVVTGSLAAFKPGGIFDRLASFISLLGASTPNFWVAIVGVLVFAVTLRVLPTSGTGTPLHWVLPVAVLALRPAGVLVQVVRTSMLTALSSAYIKTARAKGVGSRAIVFVHALRNGLLPVITVASDQTAGIVNGAVIVETVFGFPGIGKLMIDSVMQRDFAVIQAAVLVTALAVFIINILVDITYAIVDPRIRYN
- a CDS encoding ABC transporter substrate-binding protein; amino-acid sequence: MNFWKTLILAASAALTIPSGIAWAQTKNSVTIVLPAGPDRLDPCETPRSVIGRIIKQNVVETLVELDYGNGKILPRLAESWEQPSPNEWVFKLRKGVKFHDGAPFDAKSVVYSVERTNDPKLTCIARTKYLDGTSIVASVIDDNTVKFTTKTPVPILPTLLAQLAISSPNTPKGEYTNKPVGTGPYRFEGWAQGASVVIVRDDSYWGAKPAIEKATYVWRGESSVAAAMVETGEADLAFSIAPQDATNKATDKVYPNSDTSMFRLSVDVPPLNDARVRKAINLAIDRNAFLGSVISSEAQLAMQQVGPSVLGFNPKLKPWPYDPTQAKKLLAEAKADGVDVTREIRMVGRAGMFANSNEFVEAAAEMLRQIGLNIKLDNLEMSQWLQVANKPFAADRQPNIFLTMHDNNSGDAAFTAFFKYHSNGRQSELHDPELDALIDKAGTEQGDKRVADYQEVFRRIYEDKVADVPLFHMVNFMRVGKRIDFSPTIANAVELQLASLKLK
- a CDS encoding RraA family protein; the encoded protein is MIIAEHPSAEQVSSALVAEYLGVATSIISDNLSRLPGATGILPYHKGGHMIGTALTVKTRAGDNLAIHAALKIARAGDIVVVDGGGDISQALIGEIILTHAESLGVAGFIIDGAIRDLAAIRASDLPCYARGVTHKGPYKFGPGALNVSVSIGGLVINPGDLIVGDEDGIVALAPAVAAQLLPGIRAQEENERVKIARFKEARLQLQG
- a CDS encoding LysR family transcriptional regulator gives rise to the protein MFTLKQLEALYWVATLGSFEAAASYLNLTQSTISKRIAELEAGFASPLFDRTLRQSVLTPQGNDVRDIAEQMLRLHDRLKLTARSVSTPLKFRLGVSDLVAISLLPELLATIVERYPGISLEPEIDLTKGLLERLNDRKIDFVICPRLLQHPQFINRRLGEIELVWMCSPKINNSDRVLTNDELLKYPLLIQSAGSILRPILHDVIDNPKLPFTKTISCNNMAALAELATFGLGITILPKAFFSKYIADGRLRILDTELKLPNLEYFITYRNDYHSVFFEEIAQLSMELVVNTALGEDHTISNEEGIV
- a CDS encoding sensor histidine kinase, coding for MQEWAKRATHLFLVIHELATISLKYGALSVDTGTSEVSVTVTNNDIEIVWTEQGGPDVVPPDGSAVMEAGSTRRFGTTFGVTRSFDWCGHSISLVDTAPINYGTTSALCINQYVVALEEANAVRIPSRA
- a CDS encoding FadR/GntR family transcriptional regulator, which codes for MRDLIGQDVDSELAVLVGQSLVDQIATSLRRDVERGTVKPGDKLPSENELTRLHSVSRAVIREAVAVLRSEGILEARRGVGVFVTDAEQQGVPFSGLSLERISSVIELLELRAACETEAAALAAGRRSPAQLETILNLHRKVGENLENGLSTRDADFALHMAIAEATQNRRFPELLRLIKPGIIMSRDLQQGRGQPGTLTPNLHLQEEHAKIVHAIFAGKAAEAREAMRAHLEGSLSRYKMLLIERVSPPGPTHSELGG
- a CDS encoding mandelate racemase family protein, which produces MKIIDASVRTFWYTTHEETDSDGHAHPGPARRVKKALLTLTCEDGTSGHAFGSPEQLRPHLLERFIRPVVLDQDALARERLWQDLAHWQRGSGGQLSDRTLAIVDCALWDLAGHLLKAPVYKIIGSYRDKVPAYGSIMCGDELEGGLATPEDYGGFAEKLVARGYQAIKLHTWMPPVRWSPNIEMDLKACSAVREAVGPKFPLMLDAYHWYSREEAYELGKGLEALNFTWIEEVMDEQSMSSYAWLTQELKIPVIGPESMGGKYKHRAEWIKAGACDILRTGVEDVGGITPALKTMHLAESFGMNCEVHGHGAENLAISAATKNCRWYERGLLHPFLDYDACPEYLNRIPDPMDEEGFVWLSQEPGLGEDINFEYIDANLAE